From a region of the Bremerella alba genome:
- a CDS encoding tetratricopeptide repeat protein encodes MSDSPDRQPVLLSIFQKYLLEENTATYIHRVAAIYTCGTLERLSQHGAAEVRRAAVMALCFVSDYSSNHTVGMALNDADRGVRLIAENGIRSLWIRAGTQSQRHRLKKVMTQIQGNSLDSALQEADSLIVDAPWYSEAYNQRGQVYFKQQNFERSLRDSHQALEINPYHFPAAISMGQCYLRQGENVMALDSFRRALRLNPNLESIRTQISYLERQLEEM; translated from the coding sequence GTGAGCGACTCCCCCGATCGTCAACCCGTACTACTTTCCATCTTCCAGAAATACCTTTTGGAGGAGAATACTGCTACGTATATTCACCGCGTAGCAGCCATCTATACGTGCGGAACGCTAGAGCGTCTTTCCCAACATGGTGCAGCCGAAGTACGTCGCGCGGCGGTGATGGCACTTTGTTTTGTCAGTGACTATTCGTCGAATCACACCGTGGGCATGGCACTCAACGATGCTGACCGGGGTGTTCGTCTGATTGCCGAGAACGGCATTCGATCTCTTTGGATTCGTGCCGGCACGCAAAGCCAACGCCATCGCCTAAAGAAGGTGATGACGCAGATCCAAGGGAACTCGTTAGATTCTGCACTGCAGGAAGCGGATTCACTGATTGTCGACGCTCCGTGGTATTCCGAAGCCTACAATCAACGAGGCCAGGTTTACTTCAAGCAGCAGAACTTTGAACGATCTCTCCGCGATAGCCACCAAGCGTTGGAGATCAACCCTTATCACTTTCCGGCAGCCATCTCGATGGGGCAGTGCTACCTTCGCCAGGGTGAAAATGTCATGGCCCTGGATAGCTTTCGCCGAGCACTGCGGTTGAATCCCAACCTGGAATCGATTCGCACTCAGATTTCCTATCTCGAGCGACAGCTGGAAGAAATGTAA
- a CDS encoding DUF1559 family PulG-like putative transporter, giving the protein MRRNSRSQPAGFTLVELLVVIAIIGILIALLLPAVQQAREAARRMQCSNNLKQIGLGLHNYLDTHKRFPPSRVRWGTSPDRITHGWCILVAPFLELGTVQDRYDFNVSWFDPINEEISQTSLDVFRCPSSPSGAQLLSNAPWGASTESMVGEYQALAGYFDNVQITPNSANGMLHDSNGKPRDVTDGLTNTLCISELGGRPDFFAAGKKVGAFPSSFDYVQEWGVWAAPQRIFFTGYTHDGMTNFGPCALNCANAEGIYSFHPGGAEVLMGDGSVQFLAETVPVQNVYRMIDPQDGTVVDSPFN; this is encoded by the coding sequence ATGAGACGTAACAGCCGATCCCAACCTGCTGGCTTCACGCTGGTCGAACTGTTAGTCGTGATCGCGATTATTGGCATTCTGATAGCGCTGCTTCTGCCGGCCGTACAACAGGCTCGCGAAGCGGCTCGGCGGATGCAATGCTCCAACAACCTCAAGCAAATTGGGCTCGGCCTGCATAACTATCTGGATACCCACAAGCGTTTTCCACCTAGCCGCGTTCGCTGGGGAACTTCGCCAGATCGCATCACCCATGGCTGGTGCATTCTGGTCGCTCCATTTTTGGAATTAGGGACCGTTCAGGATCGATACGATTTCAATGTTTCGTGGTTCGACCCGATCAACGAAGAAATCAGTCAGACATCCCTCGACGTCTTCCGTTGCCCTTCCAGCCCCAGTGGGGCACAACTCCTTTCCAATGCACCGTGGGGAGCGAGTACCGAGAGCATGGTGGGTGAATACCAAGCACTCGCAGGCTACTTTGACAACGTTCAAATTACACCGAACTCCGCCAACGGGATGCTTCACGATTCCAACGGAAAGCCACGTGACGTGACCGATGGATTGACCAACACCCTCTGCATATCAGAACTAGGTGGGCGTCCTGACTTTTTCGCTGCAGGAAAGAAGGTCGGCGCATTCCCGAGTTCTTTTGACTACGTTCAAGAGTGGGGCGTGTGGGCCGCTCCTCAACGTATTTTCTTCACCGGCTACACACACGATGGTATGACGAATTTCGGCCCCTGTGCTCTGAATTGCGCTAACGCTGAAGGCATCTATTCATTTCATCCTGGTGGGGCCGAAGTGCTGATGGGCGATGGCTCGGTTCAGTTCCTCGCTGAAACAGTCCCCGTGCAGAATGTATATCGCATGATCGATCCACAAGACGGAACCGTAGTCGACTCTCCGTTCAACTAG
- a CDS encoding glycerol-3-phosphate dehydrogenase/oxidase — MEDNLKPILILGAGINGAALARELLLNGVPVVLVDHADIASGTTSWSSRLIHGGLRYLEHGEASLVYESLSERERFLSNSPEHVSALELMIPVKSQFAGLLSSATGFFNLPFFKSKNPSRGAWAIRSGLTMYDFLAGSQNLGSHKRMPQKQWQPIGFDTSFIDVFSYYDGQIEFPELYVSTLIHDCQQIAQEQGIRFTLRTYRRPKLNGKHFEFENLLGFDAAIDPLEPSALVNASGPSGDETLQELGIRSERLFGGTRGSHLISHKPALKEALGPRGVYAEAFDGRPVFILPWNGGVLIGTTDIRHEGDPEVATASQEEIDYLLRCVNSVLPGVDLKHEDIAQHYSGVRPLPFVPESSTASIPRGHWLHEHTSAPWPCYTVVGGKLTTCRSLAEHSAKTILKQLGREVVADSKTRKTYQGDLPQIEPGQRARFILQNLTGVDSAADVQTLASVAIAQLHAKTIADIVERRLMLVFDPELSRYHLSAIADALIADGKLSADVKQETLEAYIQRLQSRFGKQVLPD; from the coding sequence ATGGAAGACAACCTAAAGCCCATCCTGATCCTGGGAGCCGGCATCAATGGCGCGGCTCTTGCCCGGGAACTACTGCTCAACGGCGTACCGGTCGTCCTAGTCGACCATGCGGACATAGCCTCCGGCACTACCAGTTGGTCGTCACGTTTGATCCATGGTGGGCTACGGTATCTGGAGCACGGCGAGGCATCGTTGGTCTACGAATCGCTCAGTGAGCGAGAACGCTTTCTGAGCAACTCGCCGGAACATGTGTCCGCACTCGAATTGATGATCCCGGTCAAATCGCAGTTCGCCGGACTGCTCTCGTCAGCAACCGGATTCTTTAATTTACCTTTCTTCAAATCCAAGAATCCTTCTCGTGGTGCCTGGGCCATCCGCAGCGGACTCACCATGTACGATTTTCTGGCCGGCAGCCAAAACCTGGGATCGCACAAGCGGATGCCCCAGAAACAATGGCAGCCCATCGGTTTCGATACAAGTTTCATCGACGTCTTCAGTTACTACGATGGCCAAATCGAGTTCCCTGAGTTGTACGTCTCGACACTCATTCACGATTGCCAGCAGATCGCCCAAGAACAGGGGATTCGTTTCACCCTTCGCACGTATCGACGACCCAAACTCAACGGCAAGCATTTCGAGTTCGAGAATCTCCTAGGCTTCGACGCCGCGATCGATCCCTTGGAACCGTCCGCATTAGTCAACGCATCCGGTCCATCTGGAGATGAGACCCTTCAGGAGCTAGGGATTCGCTCGGAACGTCTCTTTGGCGGAACGCGTGGCTCGCATCTGATTTCCCACAAACCGGCGTTGAAGGAGGCCCTAGGCCCGCGTGGCGTTTATGCCGAAGCATTCGACGGACGCCCTGTTTTTATCTTGCCTTGGAACGGAGGCGTATTAATCGGCACGACCGATATCCGACACGAAGGAGATCCTGAAGTAGCGACTGCCAGCCAGGAAGAAATTGATTACCTGTTGCGATGCGTCAATTCTGTCTTGCCAGGGGTCGACCTAAAGCACGAGGACATCGCTCAGCACTATAGTGGCGTTCGTCCACTACCTTTCGTGCCAGAAAGTTCAACAGCTTCCATCCCACGTGGTCACTGGCTGCACGAACACACTTCGGCGCCATGGCCTTGCTATACGGTTGTTGGCGGCAAGCTAACGACCTGCCGTTCGCTGGCCGAGCATTCGGCGAAGACCATTCTAAAACAGCTCGGTCGTGAAGTGGTTGCTGACTCGAAGACTCGCAAGACGTACCAGGGTGATCTCCCGCAGATCGAGCCAGGGCAGAGAGCTCGATTCATTTTGCAAAACCTCACCGGTGTAGACAGTGCCGCCGATGTCCAAACGCTTGCATCGGTAGCCATTGCTCAGTTGCATGCCAAAACGATCGCCGACATCGTCGAACGTCGCTTGATGTTAGTCTTCGATCCTGAACTATCGCGTTATCATTTAAGCGCGATCGCCGATGCCCTGATTGCCGACGGCAAGCTTTCTGCCGACGTGAAACAGGAAACACTTGAAGCGTACATCCAGAGACTACAATCGCGGTTCGGAAAACAGGTTCTTCCTGATTAA
- the glpK gene encoding glycerol kinase GlpK: protein MPQYLLAIDQGTTSSRSILFDHDARIVSSAQEEFRQILPAPGHVEHDPEDIWKSQLNTIQGALGKVALKEVAAIGITNQRETTFVWDKRTGKPIHNAIVWQSRVSSYLCDRLRKQGLEETIRQKTGLVLDAYFSATKLMHLLETVDGARQAAEDGHLLFGTVDCYLVWKLTGGKRHATDASNASRTMMLNYETLDWDDELLAAYNIPRQMLPEVVDCSGKFAETDPTILGAAIPIAGMAGDQQAASFGQTCFDQGMVKNTYGTGAFALMNIGDKPVLSQNNLLTTVGWKIGDQVSYALEGSIFVAGAVVQWLRDGLGIIECSSEVEPLAETEEDNGGVYFVPAFVGLGAPYWDPNARGTIVGITRGTTGGHLARAALEAMAYQTRDMIEAMQRDAGVPLQVLQVDGGASVNNALMQFQTDLLGTTVRRPKISETTALGAAFLAGLAVGFWESQEELRGLWKLDKEFASVADRSKMDQMYARWKEAVERSRNWERAGE from the coding sequence ATGCCCCAGTACCTATTAGCCATCGACCAAGGCACCACCTCAAGTCGATCAATTCTATTCGATCACGATGCTCGCATTGTCTCGTCTGCCCAGGAAGAGTTCCGCCAGATTTTGCCTGCACCGGGGCATGTCGAACATGATCCGGAGGATATTTGGAAGAGCCAGCTGAATACGATCCAAGGAGCCTTGGGCAAAGTTGCTCTGAAAGAAGTCGCCGCGATCGGAATCACCAACCAGCGTGAAACGACCTTCGTCTGGGACAAAAGAACCGGCAAACCGATCCACAATGCTATCGTCTGGCAAAGCCGCGTTTCGAGCTACTTATGCGATCGACTTCGCAAGCAAGGACTCGAAGAGACGATTCGCCAAAAAACAGGGCTGGTGCTCGACGCTTACTTCTCTGCGACCAAGCTGATGCATCTTCTCGAAACCGTGGATGGTGCTCGACAAGCGGCCGAAGACGGACATTTATTATTTGGTACCGTCGACTGTTATCTGGTCTGGAAGTTGACCGGCGGAAAGCGACATGCAACCGATGCGAGCAATGCTTCCCGCACGATGATGCTTAATTACGAAACGCTTGACTGGGACGACGAGTTGCTTGCCGCGTATAACATTCCTCGGCAGATGCTTCCCGAAGTGGTCGACTGTAGCGGTAAGTTTGCGGAAACCGATCCGACGATTTTGGGAGCCGCCATTCCCATCGCTGGCATGGCCGGAGACCAACAGGCCGCTTCTTTCGGCCAGACCTGCTTCGACCAAGGGATGGTTAAAAACACCTACGGCACCGGGGCTTTCGCGTTGATGAACATCGGCGATAAGCCAGTCCTTTCCCAAAACAACTTGCTGACAACGGTCGGGTGGAAAATTGGCGATCAGGTAAGCTATGCGTTAGAAGGCTCAATCTTTGTCGCCGGGGCGGTCGTGCAGTGGCTACGCGACGGACTGGGCATCATCGAATGCTCGTCAGAAGTCGAACCGTTGGCAGAAACAGAAGAAGACAACGGTGGCGTTTACTTTGTGCCTGCGTTTGTCGGACTAGGGGCACCTTATTGGGATCCGAATGCACGCGGAACGATCGTGGGCATCACGCGTGGAACAACCGGAGGTCATCTAGCCAGAGCCGCGTTAGAGGCGATGGCCTATCAAACGCGTGACATGATCGAAGCCATGCAGCGTGATGCAGGCGTCCCCCTGCAAGTGCTTCAGGTCGACGGCGGCGCCAGCGTCAACAACGCGTTGATGCAATTTCAAACCGACCTCTTGGGAACGACCGTCCGTCGCCCAAAAATCAGTGAAACAACAGCTTTGGGTGCGGCTTTCTTAGCGGGACTGGCCGTCGGTTTCTGGGAGTCCCAAGAAGAACTTCGCGGGCTTTGGAAGTTGGATAAAGAGTTTGCTTCGGTCGCCGATCGCAGCAAGATGGATCAGATGTATGCTCGCTGGAAAGAAGCGGTCGAGCGAAGCCGGAATTGGGAAAGAGCAGGGGAGTGA
- a CDS encoding rhomboid family intramembrane serine protease yields the protein MFIPHGTDAPIYHVPAVTITVILLNIAIFFAPPVVEHFQNPEPSGVRNRLPLLSWFVEGGYHGPEHYKLQFGDGIKPWQGITASFLHAHAMHLLGNMLFLFLFGFIVEGKIGWWKFLAIYIGIAFIRGILLQVLVMLFNPSLQAAALGASGVIFALMAIAIIWAPLNNIQVTHVGWRYRINHEVEEMDVPVYAMAGILIFLDLFFTYLIMKDSAEFVPYTPVLHTFGALLGAGVGVAMVKLKLVDCENYDIFSVWAGRHEKPRDEPTAEAVAKTETKLVQQGLQQIRQILDEGENPQLAYRAHVSMTQKYAAWHLPEREFLTIIKQLCDQQRDNDAVLAMEEYLKASRPKQNQVRLKLASLLTRSMRLPGQALSTLLPIRFESLSPREKTLYEKIATEAKALQASGVVDSVLDDW from the coding sequence ATGTTTATTCCGCACGGAACCGATGCTCCCATTTATCACGTTCCTGCCGTTACCATCACGGTAATACTCCTAAACATTGCGATCTTCTTCGCGCCACCGGTGGTCGAGCACTTCCAGAATCCGGAGCCTAGCGGCGTACGCAACCGATTGCCTTTGTTGTCTTGGTTTGTCGAAGGAGGCTATCACGGACCAGAACATTACAAGCTTCAGTTCGGCGACGGCATCAAACCCTGGCAAGGGATCACAGCTTCGTTCCTGCACGCCCATGCGATGCATTTGCTAGGCAACATGCTGTTTCTATTTCTGTTCGGGTTCATAGTCGAAGGAAAGATCGGCTGGTGGAAGTTCCTAGCGATCTATATTGGAATTGCATTCATCCGAGGGATTCTCCTGCAGGTCCTGGTCATGCTATTCAACCCGAGTCTGCAAGCGGCTGCTTTAGGGGCATCAGGCGTTATCTTCGCACTGATGGCCATCGCCATAATCTGGGCACCGTTGAATAACATTCAGGTGACTCACGTCGGCTGGCGTTATCGCATTAATCATGAAGTCGAAGAGATGGACGTTCCCGTCTATGCCATGGCCGGCATCTTAATCTTTCTCGACCTTTTTTTCACTTATTTAATCATGAAAGACAGTGCAGAATTCGTCCCGTACACGCCCGTGTTGCATACCTTTGGTGCACTGCTTGGAGCTGGAGTCGGCGTTGCAATGGTCAAGCTCAAGCTCGTCGACTGCGAGAACTATGACATCTTCTCGGTCTGGGCAGGGCGTCACGAAAAGCCTCGCGATGAACCCACAGCCGAAGCGGTAGCCAAGACCGAGACAAAGCTCGTCCAGCAAGGGCTGCAACAGATTCGGCAGATTCTGGATGAGGGAGAAAACCCACAACTGGCCTACCGAGCCCATGTCAGCATGACGCAAAAGTATGCCGCTTGGCACCTACCGGAGCGTGAGTTTCTGACCATCATCAAGCAGCTTTGCGATCAGCAACGAGACAACGATGCGGTACTTGCCATGGAAGAATACCTGAAAGCCAGTCGCCCTAAACAGAATCAGGTTCGATTGAAACTGGCATCGCTATTAACCCGTTCCATGCGGCTACCAGGGCAGGCGCTGAGCACGCTTCTGCCGATTCGCTTCGAATCTTTGTCGCCGCGAGAGAAGACGCTGTACGAAAAGATCGCCACAGAGGCCAAGGCCCTCCAAGCTTCCGGTGTTGTCGATTCCGTCTTGGACGATTGGTAA
- a CDS encoding thioredoxin family protein produces the protein MSSIIRTSAVGLLLAFQSMIFAEDAVRWAPDLETAKRVAASKNQLVLIHFFADNCPPCRRLDANVFSQTSFAQAVEQNYIPVKINASDEPAIAREFGVDRWPQDVVVAPSGQVVYRMISPQDQDRYTGILAQVSAKLNPSSSPAAPGASMVAQAANTTPVAPQASQQVAPSQSQGSRYSSFTSNPAPAQADPPQQVAPQQPSGSRFVSSGPSPEQVTPTQAPGQSRFNSNAPQQSVAPSQAPAQQFAQQPPAASAAPSAPAAQPEPQQPKFAIDGYCPVTLVEQMKWQKGDPRWGAQHQGQVYLFSSQNEQQKFLANPNQFSPVMSGIDPVAYLGKGQVVPGDRRFGLTYRGTLYLFSSEESLQAFWNDPQRYSSMVQQAMASQNMRR, from the coding sequence ATGTCGTCTATTATCCGTACCTCCGCAGTCGGCCTCTTGCTGGCGTTTCAGTCGATGATTTTCGCTGAAGACGCTGTTCGCTGGGCCCCCGACTTGGAAACCGCCAAGCGTGTTGCCGCATCTAAGAATCAGTTGGTTCTGATTCACTTCTTTGCCGACAACTGCCCGCCATGTCGTCGACTGGATGCGAATGTCTTTTCGCAGACCAGCTTCGCTCAGGCTGTCGAGCAAAACTACATTCCAGTCAAAATCAATGCAAGCGACGAGCCAGCGATCGCTCGAGAATTCGGCGTCGACCGCTGGCCGCAAGACGTCGTGGTCGCTCCGAGCGGTCAGGTCGTGTACCGCATGATCAGCCCGCAGGATCAAGATCGCTACACTGGTATTCTGGCTCAGGTTTCGGCCAAACTGAATCCCAGTTCCAGCCCAGCTGCACCTGGTGCTAGTATGGTTGCTCAGGCTGCCAATACCACACCGGTCGCACCGCAAGCATCTCAGCAAGTCGCACCTAGTCAGTCCCAGGGGTCGCGTTACTCAAGCTTCACGTCGAATCCTGCTCCGGCACAAGCGGATCCGCCGCAACAGGTAGCTCCGCAACAACCTTCTGGTTCGCGTTTTGTTTCGAGTGGACCGAGCCCTGAGCAGGTAACTCCAACCCAGGCACCTGGCCAAAGCCGATTCAACTCGAATGCACCACAGCAAAGCGTGGCACCTTCGCAAGCACCGGCACAGCAGTTTGCCCAACAGCCGCCAGCTGCTTCTGCAGCCCCGTCAGCTCCTGCCGCGCAGCCTGAACCGCAGCAGCCTAAGTTTGCAATCGATGGCTATTGCCCCGTAACGTTGGTCGAACAGATGAAGTGGCAGAAGGGTGATCCTCGCTGGGGTGCTCAGCATCAGGGGCAGGTTTACCTATTCTCGTCGCAGAACGAACAGCAGAAGTTTCTGGCCAACCCAAACCAGTTCAGCCCAGTGATGTCGGGTATTGACCCGGTTGCGTATCTGGGCAAAGGTCAGGTTGTGCCTGGTGATCGACGGTTCGGATTGACCTACCGCGGCACGCTTTACCTGTTCAGCAGCGAAGAAAGCTTGCAAGCGTTCTGGAACGATCCGCAGCGATACTCGTCGATGGTTCAACAGGCCATGGCCTCGCAGAACATGCGTCGTTAG
- the rho gene encoding transcription termination factor Rho, with the protein MSNKRQTRSKSGGRRRGNSGGTQNGPGPKGRGRSGGGGGGGRRRSSPPSSNVPRNNLDNEEFEPGEPIPLDPGFGLLEMHPNGYGFLRSPDNNYARERTDPFVPGTMIERYGLREGVMIRGMIQRFRRGQGPRLRDVFDIDGLLPEDYLNVKSFDDLTPVNPSEHLKLEYDGGPLTNRVVDLLSPLGKGQRALIVAPPRTGKTMLLQNISRGISTNHPDVKLVVLLIDERPEEVTEIQRSVKGEVIASSLDRDIESHVRLSQLVIERCKRLAEAGQDVFLLLDSITRLARAFNKWVGDNRGNSAIMSGGINVKAMDIPKKLFATARSFEEGGSLTIVGTALIDTGSRMDEVIFQEFKGTGNMELVLDRKLADRRVWPAIDISQSGTRREELLLSEEALNAVVALRRTLTSMHHIEAMEQLTRQLGKYENNEQFISLIANSRDRYQ; encoded by the coding sequence ATGTCAAACAAACGGCAGACCCGCTCGAAATCTGGCGGGCGACGACGTGGTAACAGCGGTGGCACCCAAAACGGACCAGGTCCCAAGGGACGCGGTCGCTCTGGGGGCGGTGGTGGTGGTGGTCGACGCCGATCTTCTCCTCCTAGCTCTAACGTGCCACGCAACAATCTCGATAATGAAGAATTTGAACCAGGGGAACCAATTCCTTTGGATCCCGGCTTTGGTCTTCTCGAGATGCACCCCAACGGCTACGGCTTCTTACGCAGCCCCGACAACAATTACGCCCGCGAACGAACCGATCCTTTCGTGCCCGGCACAATGATCGAGCGTTATGGTCTGCGTGAAGGGGTTATGATTCGCGGCATGATCCAGCGTTTTCGCCGTGGGCAAGGGCCTCGCCTGCGAGACGTTTTCGACATCGACGGCTTGCTGCCCGAAGATTACCTGAACGTGAAGTCATTCGATGACCTCACGCCTGTTAATCCATCCGAGCATCTCAAGCTGGAATACGATGGCGGTCCGCTGACCAATCGCGTTGTCGACCTACTATCGCCATTAGGCAAGGGGCAGCGTGCGTTGATCGTTGCTCCTCCGCGTACCGGCAAAACCATGCTGCTGCAAAATATCAGCCGTGGTATTTCTACAAACCATCCAGACGTGAAGTTGGTGGTCCTTCTGATTGACGAACGTCCTGAAGAAGTGACCGAAATACAGCGCAGCGTGAAGGGTGAAGTCATTGCAAGTAGCTTGGACCGCGATATCGAAAGCCATGTGCGTCTTTCGCAGTTGGTGATCGAGCGTTGCAAGCGTCTGGCGGAAGCCGGCCAGGATGTTTTCCTTCTTCTAGACTCGATTACCCGCTTAGCCCGTGCGTTCAACAAATGGGTCGGTGACAACCGCGGGAATAGCGCCATCATGTCTGGCGGTATCAATGTCAAAGCGATGGACATTCCCAAGAAGTTGTTCGCCACCGCTCGTTCCTTCGAAGAAGGGGGCTCGCTTACCATCGTCGGCACCGCACTGATCGACACCGGCAGTCGGATGGACGAGGTGATCTTCCAAGAGTTCAAAGGTACCGGCAACATGGAACTGGTCCTTGATCGCAAGTTGGCCGACCGTCGTGTCTGGCCGGCGATCGATATCTCGCAATCAGGTACCCGTCGTGAAGAGCTTCTGCTATCGGAAGAAGCGCTCAACGCAGTGGTAGCCTTGCGTCGCACGTTGACCTCGATGCATCACATCGAAGCCATGGAGCAGTTAACGCGGCAGCTAGGCAAATACGAGAACAACGAACAGTTCATCAGCTTGATTGCCAACAGCCGCGATCGTTATCAATAA
- a CDS encoding prolipoprotein diacylglyceryl transferase — protein sequence MTHLAYMAIMLAAIVVGFILLRLFQEKLELAWWEKVGIALGGFCGAMIGAKLPFAIYDWEGLLSGTAWFAHGKTIIAGLLGGYFGVELAKWILDIRTKTGDSYVVPVAVSIGIGRWACFVAGCCFGQACSVPWGVAFPSAPDGGELLRHPAQIYESIFHLACAAVFFVLWKKKMFPGQLFKIYLITYMTYRFFTEWLRPEPTFAFGLTAYQLAALAAIPLFAFLIWRDQKQLSATKTEPSIASGSE from the coding sequence ATGACGCACTTGGCTTACATGGCAATCATGTTGGCGGCGATTGTCGTCGGCTTTATCTTGCTGCGTCTATTCCAAGAGAAGCTAGAACTCGCCTGGTGGGAAAAGGTCGGTATTGCGCTGGGCGGCTTCTGTGGGGCGATGATTGGCGCGAAACTCCCCTTCGCCATTTACGACTGGGAGGGACTGCTTAGTGGAACGGCATGGTTTGCGCACGGCAAGACCATCATCGCCGGCCTGTTGGGCGGCTATTTCGGCGTGGAGTTGGCCAAGTGGATCCTCGATATCCGCACTAAGACGGGCGATAGTTATGTCGTGCCGGTGGCCGTTTCTATCGGTATCGGACGATGGGCCTGCTTTGTTGCCGGATGCTGTTTCGGTCAGGCCTGCAGCGTGCCGTGGGGGGTGGCATTTCCCAGTGCTCCGGACGGTGGCGAGCTGCTGCGGCATCCCGCCCAGATTTATGAGTCGATCTTTCACCTGGCATGCGCCGCAGTGTTTTTTGTGCTGTGGAAAAAGAAAATGTTCCCCGGACAGCTGTTCAAGATCTATTTGATTACCTATATGACGTACCGCTTTTTTACCGAATGGCTTCGCCCGGAACCGACATTCGCATTTGGGCTCACTGCTTATCAGCTGGCGGCACTCGCTGCGATTCCGCTGTTTGCATTCTTGATTTGGCGCGACCAAAAACAGCTCAGCGCAACAAAAACGGAGCCGTCGATAGCGAGCGGCTCCGAATGA
- a CDS encoding radical SAM protein: MAKFRDYTVLGMTQSLCPECHAVVPAKIITRGNRVYFRKRCEVHGSRDDYVCSDVAWYDQAQFNVPGKIPREFGVEPNKGCPLDCGLCTEHEQHTCIGLLEITSSCNLSCPMCYASSGPGGKHLTLEQCQQTIDRYVEVEGNPEVLQISGGEPTIHPQFRAIVDYALSRPIDYVMINTNGIRLANDRDVLEFLAERRDRVEIYLQFDGFRDQTSLQLRGEALVETKLKAVERCGEVGLHVNLVSTLQPGVNDDELGDLIRYCASRRWITGLSLQPATYSGRHVLPEELENRITFPDVIQGIVDQTSGMYTEADFMPLPCAHPNCHQMSYAYRRDGELVPLMRFIKAAEHLDLLSGGISFQRGAVKELLERYLVREACCPGGSCAPPPSSGDSSLPVLSSNSPMNELIGALNTSDPRHAEAAVDFFTRAMQEDIGAEDVFRIMITSFLDVYNFDVRRVMKCCVHHLLPSGHVVPFCAYNVLYRDGHVELPPLKTAAESTR; the protein is encoded by the coding sequence ATGGCCAAGTTTCGTGACTATACCGTTCTCGGCATGACACAAAGTCTTTGCCCCGAGTGTCATGCCGTGGTCCCGGCGAAGATCATTACCCGCGGTAACCGCGTCTACTTTCGCAAACGCTGTGAAGTACATGGAAGTCGAGATGACTACGTTTGCTCGGACGTTGCCTGGTACGACCAAGCTCAATTCAATGTGCCTGGCAAGATTCCGCGCGAGTTTGGGGTCGAGCCGAACAAGGGGTGCCCGCTTGATTGCGGGCTTTGTACCGAGCACGAACAACACACGTGCATTGGCCTGTTGGAGATCACATCGAGCTGCAATCTTTCGTGCCCAATGTGTTACGCGTCGAGCGGCCCTGGCGGGAAGCACTTAACCCTTGAGCAGTGCCAGCAAACGATCGATCGATATGTCGAGGTCGAAGGCAATCCGGAAGTGCTGCAGATTTCTGGTGGCGAGCCGACCATCCACCCCCAGTTCCGGGCGATTGTTGACTACGCTTTGTCGCGGCCGATCGACTACGTGATGATCAACACCAACGGGATTCGTCTGGCAAACGACCGGGACGTGCTCGAGTTCCTGGCCGAACGTCGCGATCGAGTAGAAATCTATTTGCAGTTCGACGGGTTTCGAGACCAGACTTCCCTGCAACTGCGAGGGGAAGCACTTGTCGAGACCAAGCTCAAGGCCGTCGAGCGATGTGGCGAGGTCGGGCTGCATGTGAACCTGGTGTCGACATTGCAGCCGGGTGTGAATGATGACGAACTAGGCGACCTGATTCGATACTGTGCATCGCGTCGTTGGATTACAGGGCTCAGCTTGCAGCCGGCAACCTATTCTGGCCGGCATGTGTTGCCGGAAGAACTGGAAAACCGAATTACGTTTCCAGATGTCATTCAAGGGATTGTCGATCAAACCTCCGGCATGTACACCGAGGCTGATTTTATGCCGCTTCCTTGTGCCCATCCTAACTGTCATCAGATGTCGTATGCCTATCGCCGCGATGGGGAACTCGTTCCGCTAATGCGTTTCATCAAAGCAGCCGAGCATTTGGATCTGCTTTCCGGGGGCATCTCCTTTCAGCGAGGTGCCGTCAAGGAACTCTTGGAACGCTATCTGGTTCGCGAAGCATGCTGCCCCGGCGGAAGCTGTGCTCCCCCGCCCTCCTCTGGCGACTCATCTTTGCCGGTGCTTAGTAGTAACAGTCCGATGAATGAACTGATCGGAGCGTTGAATACTTCTGATCCACGGCATGCCGAGGCGGCCGTCGATTTCTTTACCAGGGCCATGCAGGAAGACATCGGGGCGGAAGACGTTTTTCGTATCATGATCACCTCTTTCCTAGACGTGTACAATTTTGACGTCCGCCGCGTGATGAAATGCTGCGTGCATCATTTGCTGCCGAGCGGTCATGTCGTGCCGTTTTGCGCCTACAATGTTTTGTATCGCGATGGACACGTGGAACTACCTCCGCTGAAGACAGCAGCCGAAAGTACTCGATGA